One region of Syntrophobacter fumaroxidans MPOB genomic DNA includes:
- a CDS encoding ABC transporter ATP-binding protein has translation MIEVRGVTFSHNGSRETVLREIDFLARGGEITAVLGPNGSGKTTLFQCLLGIWKFQKGDVLFEGESMKHLKRVEIARRISSVPQEHEPPFPYTCFDIVLMGRTAHVDVFSSPGEKDSDLAHEAMEALGIRHLASRPYTRVSGGERQMVLVARCLAQNAPVMLLDEPSAHLDFRNQNLILAKVKQIVRERGLTVIMNLHDPNMALMFSDQVLLLKQGRLIAHGTPDDAITRKNLWDVYGLEVEFLTGSGLRMICPRI, from the coding sequence ATGATCGAAGTCAGGGGAGTCACCTTTTCTCACAACGGGTCGCGGGAGACGGTCCTGCGCGAGATCGATTTTCTTGCCCGCGGGGGTGAAATCACGGCGGTTCTCGGCCCCAACGGCTCCGGGAAAACGACGCTTTTCCAATGCCTGCTGGGGATCTGGAAATTTCAGAAAGGGGACGTGCTGTTCGAAGGGGAATCGATGAAGCATTTGAAACGAGTGGAAATCGCCAGAAGAATCTCCTCGGTGCCCCAGGAGCACGAGCCCCCGTTTCCCTACACCTGCTTCGACATTGTGCTCATGGGGAGAACGGCCCACGTGGACGTGTTTTCGTCGCCGGGGGAAAAGGACTCGGACCTGGCCCACGAGGCGATGGAAGCCCTCGGCATTCGTCACCTGGCTTCCCGCCCGTACACCAGGGTGAGCGGCGGGGAACGGCAGATGGTGCTCGTGGCCCGCTGCCTGGCTCAGAACGCGCCGGTGATGCTCCTCGACGAACCTTCCGCTCACCTCGATTTCAGGAATCAGAACCTGATCCTGGCCAAAGTGAAGCAGATCGTGCGGGAAAGAGGCTTGACGGTCATCATGAATCTTCACGATCCCAACATGGCCCTCATGTTTTCCGACCAGGTGCTTCTCCTGAAGCAGGGGCGGCTCATCGCGCACGGAACGCCCGACGATGCGATCACCCGGAAGAATCTCTGGGACGTCTACGGGCTGGAAGTCGAGTTCCTCACGGGCAGCGGATTGCGGATGATATGCCCGAGAATCTGA
- a CDS encoding ATP-binding protein — protein sequence MIFPFTAIVGQDQMKLGLILNVIDPTIGGLLIMGEKGTGKSTAVRALADLLPEIAVSRGCAFNCDPDGKNLCTSCVEKASPGRPLESETRKMKVIELPLGITEDRLVGTLDIEHALKHGAKRFEPGILADANRNFLYVDEVNLLEDHIIDLLLDSAAMGRNFVEREGVSFTHPARFILVGTMNPEEGDLRPQLLDRFGLCVYVRSIREREPRMEILRRRFEFDADPAAFLEKIEPDQRSLSERIVRARRNLQDIKMPDEILEKVVGVTSAVHVDGHRSDIVILRGARALAALKGRERIEMEDIKDIVRPALNHRLKRAPFEEIGSGASKMEAVIEQLGRSDGAAIS from the coding sequence ATGATTTTTCCTTTCACGGCCATTGTCGGTCAGGATCAGATGAAGCTGGGTCTTATTCTCAACGTCATAGACCCCACCATCGGGGGGCTCCTCATCATGGGCGAGAAAGGGACGGGGAAAAGCACCGCGGTGCGGGCCCTCGCGGATCTCCTTCCCGAAATCGCCGTTTCCAGGGGCTGCGCGTTCAATTGCGATCCCGACGGCAAAAACCTGTGCACGTCCTGCGTGGAAAAAGCGTCGCCGGGGCGCCCTCTGGAGAGCGAGACGAGAAAGATGAAAGTGATCGAGCTCCCTCTCGGCATCACGGAGGACAGGCTCGTCGGAACGCTCGATATCGAGCATGCCCTCAAACACGGGGCAAAGCGATTCGAACCGGGGATTCTCGCGGATGCAAACCGAAACTTTCTTTATGTGGACGAAGTCAACCTGCTCGAAGACCACATCATCGATTTGTTGCTCGATTCCGCGGCCATGGGGCGGAATTTCGTCGAGCGGGAAGGAGTTTCCTTCACGCATCCCGCCCGCTTCATCCTCGTGGGCACGATGAATCCCGAGGAAGGCGACCTCAGGCCCCAGCTTCTGGACCGTTTCGGTCTCTGTGTCTACGTACGGTCCATTCGAGAAAGGGAGCCGCGCATGGAAATCCTCAGGAGACGCTTCGAGTTCGATGCGGATCCCGCTGCTTTTCTCGAGAAAATCGAGCCCGACCAGCGATCCTTGTCGGAGCGGATCGTCCGGGCCAGGCGAAACCTTCAGGACATCAAGATGCCGGACGAAATCCTGGAAAAGGTGGTCGGGGTCACCTCGGCGGTTCATGTGGACGGCCACCGCTCGGACATCGTGATTCTCAGAGGGGCGAGAGCGCTCGCCGCCTTGAAGGGGCGGGAGCGCATCGAAATGGAAGATATCAAGGATATCGTTCGCCCGGCACTGAACCACAGGCTCAAGCGGGCCCCGTTCGAAGAGATCGGATCGGGGGCAAGCAAAATGGAAGCGGTGATCGAGCAGTTGGGCCGAAGTGACGGCGCTGCGATTTCGTAA
- a CDS encoding ABC transporter substrate-binding protein gives MAAILVWFQLVLFVAAGAAPALAHALTLKDAAGKDVEIALPVRRVVFLSLYDLIPVFGIWDRAAGINRWAFDSAVLKGFPELKACTSVGTGDSVNVETLLSLHPDLVITWSYKPEVTAFLVERGLKVISVWPESLRELYQVIDLYGRIFQKEDRAREVRSLMENSLAATASKVSKVAPEKRPKVLWVWTKPTTVSGGIGLQQDLIRLIGAVNPAEHIPSKQADVSLEWIVAWDPDVIFIWGSARYGPGDLASNRQWKSVKAVRNGRVYKAPALSTWSPAVSTLALWMAYKAHPGCFDSREALEAIREFHMKCFGVPLEGLALD, from the coding sequence ATGGCGGCAATTCTGGTCTGGTTTCAACTTGTCCTGTTCGTGGCGGCCGGCGCCGCGCCGGCGTTGGCCCACGCGCTCACCCTGAAGGACGCGGCGGGAAAGGACGTCGAGATCGCGCTCCCCGTGAGAAGGGTCGTCTTTCTCTCGCTCTACGATCTCATCCCGGTGTTCGGCATATGGGACCGCGCGGCGGGAATAAACCGGTGGGCGTTCGACAGCGCGGTGCTCAAGGGGTTCCCCGAGCTTAAGGCATGCACCTCCGTGGGCACTGGGGATTCGGTGAACGTCGAGACCCTCCTGTCCCTGCACCCTGACCTGGTGATCACCTGGTCCTACAAGCCGGAGGTCACGGCTTTCCTTGTCGAAAGAGGGCTCAAGGTCATCTCCGTGTGGCCGGAAAGTCTCCGCGAGCTCTACCAGGTGATCGATCTGTACGGGAGAATCTTCCAGAAGGAGGACCGGGCACGCGAGGTTCGGTCCTTGATGGAAAACAGCCTGGCGGCCACGGCATCGAAAGTGTCGAAGGTCGCGCCGGAGAAACGTCCGAAGGTGCTGTGGGTCTGGACGAAGCCCACAACGGTCAGCGGCGGGATCGGCCTCCAGCAGGATCTCATTCGCCTGATCGGGGCGGTCAACCCCGCGGAACACATACCGTCGAAGCAGGCGGACGTTTCGCTGGAATGGATCGTTGCGTGGGACCCCGATGTGATCTTCATCTGGGGGAGCGCTCGGTACGGTCCCGGGGATCTCGCGTCGAACCGGCAGTGGAAGTCCGTCAAAGCGGTCAGGAACGGGCGCGTTTACAAGGCCCCCGCCTTGTCCACCTGGTCGCCCGCCGTCAGCACGCTCGCGCTCTGGATGGCTTACAAGGCGCATCCCGGATGCTTCGATAGTAGGGAAGCCCTGGAGGCGATCCGGGAGTTTCACATGAAATGTTTCGGGGTTCCGCTGGAAGGACTGGCTCTCGACTAG
- a CDS encoding FecCD family ABC transporter permease, translating to MGFVNRKWLKFSLGISPLLFGGLSLFWGAYGISPLLTAKILLSKVFFFDATPAPELSIVWEIRLPRVVLSGVVGAALSGAGVTLQGIFRNPLVDPFILGLSSGAAFGCALSVAVFPQFPIQVAAFLFSLVASFSTYMLARTQGEVSRLHLVLSGIVVSAFFSALVSILKFLVDPHKLVSIVYWLLGSFSLADWRAVGVVSLSMLAVSFPLILMRWRLNALSMGEDEARALGIPVERDRLLFIGAASLAVGSAVSVSGIIGWVGLMVPHLTRMLVGPDHRVLVPFSLAVGAAFMIFADTLARNLTAFDLPVGIITTLSGTPFFVYLMKRGAKESWGK from the coding sequence ATGGGTTTCGTGAACAGGAAATGGCTGAAGTTTTCACTGGGGATATCGCCGCTGCTTTTTGGCGGGCTGTCGCTCTTTTGGGGGGCATACGGCATTTCTCCGCTCCTGACGGCGAAGATCCTGCTGTCCAAGGTTTTTTTCTTCGACGCGACCCCCGCGCCGGAGCTTTCCATCGTGTGGGAAATCAGGCTTCCGCGGGTGGTTCTCTCGGGCGTGGTCGGCGCGGCCCTGTCCGGGGCGGGGGTCACTCTCCAGGGAATCTTCCGCAACCCCCTGGTCGATCCGTTCATTCTCGGGCTGTCGTCCGGGGCCGCATTCGGCTGTGCCCTGTCCGTGGCCGTCTTTCCACAGTTTCCGATCCAGGTTGCGGCGTTCCTGTTCAGCCTGGTCGCCTCCTTTTCCACCTACATGCTCGCGCGAACCCAGGGAGAGGTGTCGCGCCTGCATCTCGTGCTGTCCGGCATAGTGGTTTCGGCATTCTTCAGCGCGTTGGTTTCCATACTCAAGTTCCTGGTGGACCCCCACAAACTGGTGAGCATCGTCTACTGGCTTCTCGGGAGCTTTTCGCTTGCGGATTGGCGGGCCGTGGGCGTCGTGTCGCTCTCCATGCTTGCGGTGAGTTTCCCCCTGATCCTGATGCGGTGGCGCCTCAACGCGCTGTCCATGGGGGAGGACGAAGCCCGGGCACTTGGAATACCCGTCGAGCGGGACAGGCTTCTGTTCATTGGGGCCGCCTCGCTTGCCGTCGGAAGCGCCGTATCCGTCAGCGGCATCATCGGGTGGGTGGGGTTGATGGTGCCCCATCTCACGAGAATGCTCGTCGGGCCGGACCACAGGGTGCTCGTGCCCTTTTCCCTCGCCGTGGGGGCGGCTTTCATGATCTTCGCCGACACCCTGGCGAGGAACCTCACGGCGTTCGACCTCCCCGTCGGGATCATCACGACGTTGAGCGGCACGCCTTTTTTCGTCTACCTGATGAAACGGGGCGCAAAGGAGAGCTGGGGAAAATGA
- the cobN gene encoding cobaltochelatase subunit CobN, whose translation MKLLSIMWSNYVPLLKQAAAETGTFDLRAYSNKQLNLDPLKLRECRKEVKSADLILFYRTTESFWDELEDELKDCRGRIPVVTVGPDIASWKLSNVNPEIVANVYRYLLFNGGDNFREMLKYLAAAVFSIEIPYDPPKETAWEGIFHPQWGGPFDTTREYLEIYPHKDRPLVGVLFSRSNWVSGNLEVESRTIAAIEEQGLGVLPVFFYSVKDTNLGNLGGEDVVRGFLLAEDGSPLVEAVVKLTVFFLGQKKGNSSESQAESGVGLLKALNVPLVNPVISYYKDRTQWLDDPAGLGQQVAWSIALPEFEGVVEPLVVGASKGVSNPEEEMYEAIPDRIDRLARRISRWVRLRRTPNRLKKIAFILHNNPCASVEATVGGGAHLDTLESVARVLRRMKDEGYAVTPPENGKALIDEILERKAISEFRWTTTGEIAARGGCLAQLDVAGYSRWFDELPEATRNRMIEAWGRPPGEEKDGVPAAMVHEGKILVTGVRYGNAVVCVQPKRGCAGARCDGQVCRILHDPNVPPPHQYVATYKWLSRDFGADAIVHVGTHGNLEFLPGKGTGLSSGCFPDIGIDEMPNLYIYNADNPPEGTTAKRRSCAVLVDHMQAVMVRGELYGDLDELERLMSEYDKIKLVEPGKAHTLRHMIEARLEAGNLLQGMKIDHDAPFDEVLKAAHEALSLLKNTYIPKGMHVFGSIPEGERLSEFIYAVVRYENTPESLRGVVKSLMERDEGFRALDETAGKNLVDEKAQAICTAYLEGEAPLAHIMQSHFDDISRFESAIACVQEKIDDVRKRVALTDEMSALLNGAAGGYVPPGPSGIVTRGRPDILPTGRNFYSLDPHKVPSRAGWEVGVQLAGLTIEKFLNEEGKYPENIAFYWQCTDIMWSDGEGMAQMMYLLGVRPVWQANGKVSGFEIIPLEELKRPRIDITVRVSGITRDNFASVIELIDEAVQAVAALDEPPDRNFVRRHLLAHMEESGAAEDEAEAFRKGTFRLFSSMPGVYQAGTQLAVYASAWKDEKDLCDVFLYWNGYAYGKGVFGEPAHRHLSRSLETVELTFAKTVTDEYDLLGCCCHFGTHGGLINAAKVVSGRDIKTYYGDTREMGEVRVRDLADEIRRIVRTKLLNPKWIEGMKEHGYKGAGEIGKRVGRVYGWEATSREVDDWIFDDIARTFLMDEGNRKFFEENNPYALEETARRLIEAAERGLWAPSADVRDALKEIYVEIEGWIEEKTGEMEGDFQGGSIDIITSREVESWKGKMDETLGRKG comes from the coding sequence ATGAAGCTCCTGTCCATCATGTGGTCGAATTATGTTCCGCTCCTCAAGCAGGCCGCCGCCGAGACCGGAACGTTCGATCTCAGGGCGTACTCGAACAAGCAGCTGAACCTCGACCCTCTAAAACTGCGGGAATGCAGGAAGGAAGTCAAAAGCGCCGACCTGATCCTGTTCTACAGGACGACCGAGTCGTTCTGGGACGAACTGGAAGATGAGCTGAAGGATTGTCGCGGTCGGATTCCGGTTGTGACGGTGGGGCCGGACATCGCCTCCTGGAAGCTCTCCAACGTGAATCCCGAAATCGTTGCGAACGTGTACCGCTACCTCCTGTTCAATGGCGGGGACAATTTCAGGGAGATGCTGAAGTACCTCGCGGCGGCGGTTTTTTCCATCGAGATTCCTTATGACCCCCCGAAAGAGACGGCATGGGAAGGGATTTTCCACCCGCAATGGGGCGGACCTTTCGATACCACCCGGGAATACCTTGAAATCTATCCCCACAAGGACCGGCCGCTCGTGGGCGTGCTCTTCTCCCGTTCCAATTGGGTGTCCGGGAACCTGGAGGTGGAAAGTCGGACCATCGCCGCCATCGAGGAGCAGGGCCTGGGCGTGCTGCCCGTGTTCTTCTATTCCGTCAAGGACACCAACCTGGGCAACCTGGGGGGCGAGGACGTGGTGCGCGGGTTCCTCCTGGCGGAAGACGGCAGCCCTCTCGTCGAGGCGGTCGTGAAACTCACGGTTTTCTTCCTCGGGCAGAAAAAGGGGAATTCATCCGAGTCGCAGGCGGAATCCGGCGTCGGTCTGCTCAAAGCCTTGAATGTTCCCCTCGTGAACCCCGTCATCTCCTACTACAAGGACCGGACGCAATGGCTTGACGACCCGGCGGGCCTCGGGCAGCAGGTCGCCTGGAGCATCGCGCTCCCGGAGTTCGAGGGGGTTGTCGAACCGCTCGTGGTGGGTGCGAGCAAAGGGGTGAGCAATCCGGAGGAGGAAATGTACGAAGCCATTCCGGACCGGATCGACCGCCTGGCCCGCCGGATTTCCAGGTGGGTCCGGTTGCGGCGCACACCCAACCGCCTGAAAAAGATCGCCTTCATCCTTCACAACAATCCGTGCGCCTCCGTTGAAGCCACGGTCGGCGGTGGAGCGCACCTGGATACCCTGGAGAGCGTTGCCCGGGTCCTGCGTCGAATGAAGGATGAGGGATACGCGGTGACTCCTCCGGAAAACGGGAAGGCCCTCATCGATGAAATCCTCGAACGAAAGGCGATTTCCGAGTTCCGGTGGACCACGACCGGGGAAATTGCGGCGCGCGGAGGCTGCCTGGCGCAACTCGACGTCGCGGGCTATTCGCGCTGGTTCGATGAATTGCCCGAAGCGACCCGCAACAGAATGATCGAAGCATGGGGGCGCCCGCCCGGCGAGGAAAAGGACGGCGTGCCGGCGGCGATGGTCCACGAAGGGAAAATCCTTGTCACGGGGGTGCGGTACGGCAACGCCGTGGTCTGTGTCCAGCCGAAGAGGGGCTGCGCGGGAGCGCGGTGCGACGGGCAGGTCTGCAGGATTCTGCACGATCCGAATGTGCCGCCGCCGCACCAGTACGTGGCCACCTACAAGTGGCTTTCGCGGGATTTCGGCGCGGATGCGATCGTTCATGTCGGAACGCACGGGAATCTCGAATTCCTGCCCGGGAAGGGCACGGGGCTGTCCAGCGGCTGCTTTCCGGATATCGGCATCGACGAGATGCCGAATCTCTACATCTACAACGCGGACAACCCACCCGAGGGGACCACGGCGAAACGCCGGAGCTGTGCCGTGCTGGTGGATCACATGCAGGCGGTGATGGTCCGGGGGGAGCTTTACGGGGACCTGGACGAGCTCGAACGGCTCATGTCCGAATACGACAAAATCAAGCTTGTCGAACCGGGCAAGGCCCACACGCTTCGACACATGATCGAGGCGCGGCTCGAAGCCGGGAACCTGCTGCAGGGGATGAAGATCGACCATGACGCGCCCTTCGATGAAGTATTGAAGGCGGCGCACGAGGCGCTCTCGCTGCTCAAAAACACTTATATCCCCAAAGGCATGCACGTGTTCGGAAGCATCCCCGAGGGCGAGAGGCTGTCCGAATTCATTTACGCGGTCGTGAGGTACGAGAACACCCCCGAATCGCTGCGTGGGGTTGTGAAAAGCCTGATGGAAAGGGACGAGGGGTTCCGGGCGCTCGATGAGACGGCCGGCAAAAACCTCGTGGATGAAAAAGCGCAAGCGATCTGCACGGCCTACCTTGAGGGAGAAGCGCCCCTTGCGCACATCATGCAATCGCACTTCGACGATATCTCCCGGTTCGAATCCGCGATCGCCTGCGTACAGGAGAAGATCGACGACGTTCGAAAACGGGTGGCGCTCACCGACGAGATGTCGGCGCTTCTGAACGGAGCGGCGGGCGGATATGTTCCGCCCGGGCCGTCCGGGATCGTCACGCGGGGCAGGCCGGATATCCTCCCCACGGGACGCAACTTCTACTCGCTTGATCCTCACAAGGTGCCGTCCCGTGCAGGTTGGGAAGTGGGGGTGCAACTCGCGGGCCTGACGATCGAAAAATTCCTGAACGAGGAGGGGAAGTACCCCGAGAACATCGCTTTCTATTGGCAGTGCACGGACATCATGTGGTCCGACGGCGAAGGAATGGCCCAGATGATGTACCTGCTCGGCGTACGGCCCGTGTGGCAGGCAAACGGAAAAGTGTCGGGATTTGAAATCATTCCCCTGGAAGAGCTGAAACGCCCCAGGATCGATATCACGGTGCGGGTGTCCGGCATCACGCGGGACAATTTCGCGTCCGTCATCGAGCTGATCGACGAGGCGGTGCAGGCCGTGGCCGCGCTCGATGAACCGCCGGACCGGAATTTCGTTCGCAGGCATCTCCTGGCGCACATGGAGGAGAGCGGGGCGGCCGAGGATGAAGCCGAGGCGTTCCGAAAAGGGACCTTTCGGCTGTTCTCGAGCATGCCCGGGGTCTACCAGGCGGGGACCCAGCTTGCCGTGTACGCGTCCGCCTGGAAGGACGAAAAGGATCTCTGCGACGTGTTTCTTTACTGGAACGGGTACGCTTACGGCAAGGGAGTGTTCGGCGAGCCCGCTCACCGGCATTTGTCCAGGAGCCTCGAAACGGTCGAACTGACTTTTGCCAAGACGGTCACCGACGAATACGACCTTCTCGGATGCTGCTGCCATTTCGGCACTCACGGAGGGCTCATCAACGCCGCAAAAGTCGTTTCGGGCAGGGACATCAAGACATACTACGGCGACACGAGGGAAATGGGCGAGGTCCGGGTCAGGGATCTTGCCGACGAAATCCGCAGGATCGTGAGGACGAAGCTGCTCAACCCGAAATGGATCGAAGGAATGAAGGAACACGGCTACAAGGGCGCGGGAGAGATCGGCAAGCGGGTGGGCAGGGTCTACGGATGGGAAGCCACGAGCAGGGAAGTGGATGACTGGATCTTCGACGACATTGCCCGAACCTTCCTCATGGACGAGGGGAATCGGAAGTTCTTCGAGGAGAACAACCCGTACGCCCTCGAGGAGACCGCCCGAAGACTGATCGAGGCGGCCGAACGGGGGCTTTGGGCTCCGTCCGCCGACGTGCGGGACGCGCTCAAGGAAATCTATGTCGAGATCGAGGGATGGATCGAGGAAAAGACCGGAGAAATGGAAGGCGACTTTCAAGGCGGCTCGATCGACATCATCACTTCACGCGAAGTGGAAAGTTGGAAGGGGAAAATGGATGAGACTCTGGGACGAAAGGGTTAG